A DNA window from Mycoplasmopsis pullorum contains the following coding sequences:
- a CDS encoding thioredoxin family protein: protein MLKEVVKSDIQEDLKKGLKVLVFHATWCGPCRMYKKSLEELSEKIGLDIYRVDVDKDQAFAAEMGVNSIPATFVYKEGSLLASFQGYRPYEQLNEEINTLK, encoded by the coding sequence ATGTTAAAAGAAGTTGTTAAAAGTGATATCCAAGAAGATTTAAAAAAAGGACTAAAAGTTTTAGTTTTCCACGCAACATGATGTGGACCATGCCGTATGTATAAAAAATCTTTAGAAGAATTATCAGAAAAAATAGGTCTTGATATCTACAGAGTAGATGTTGATAAAGATCAAGCTTTCGCTGCAGAAATGGGGGTTAACTCAATTCCTGCAACATTCGTTTATAAAGAAGGATCATTATTAGCTTCATTCCAAGGTTACAGACCTTATGAACAATTAAACGAAGAAATTAATACTTTAAAATAA